A window from Pseudomonas sp. Tri1 encodes these proteins:
- the cmoB gene encoding tRNA 5-methoxyuridine(34)/uridine 5-oxyacetic acid(34) synthase CmoB: MPLARHLAGTPLADWATTLQTQLDSKMEKGHGDLERWQSALDALPVLQPSEIDLLNGLTLDTDCSDETRAQMRTALMGLSPWRKGPFDLFGVHVDTEWRSDWKWSRVAPHLDLKGKRILDVGCGNGYYMWRMLGAGADTVIGVDPNWLFFCQFQAVQRYLARPNAWHLPFPFEALPPELEGFDTVFSMGVFYHRRSPIEHLLALKDCLVKGGELVLETLVIEGDEHQVLVPEDRYAQMRNVWFLPSVPALERWLRRAGFSDVRCVDVSLTTVQEQRSTEWMKYQSLSDFLDPADHSKTIEGLPAPMRAVIVARK; encoded by the coding sequence ATCCCCCTCGCCCGCCATCTGGCCGGCACGCCCCTGGCCGATTGGGCCACGACGCTGCAGACGCAACTCGACAGCAAAATGGAAAAGGGCCACGGCGACCTGGAGCGCTGGCAGAGCGCCCTCGATGCCTTGCCGGTGCTGCAACCCAGCGAAATCGACCTGCTGAACGGCCTGACCCTCGACACCGATTGCTCAGACGAAACCCGTGCCCAGATGCGTACCGCACTGATGGGCCTGTCGCCATGGCGCAAAGGGCCGTTCGACCTGTTTGGCGTGCACGTGGACACCGAATGGCGCTCGGACTGGAAGTGGTCGCGGGTGGCGCCGCACCTGGATCTCAAGGGCAAGCGCATCCTCGACGTGGGCTGCGGCAATGGTTACTACATGTGGCGCATGCTGGGTGCCGGGGCCGACACGGTGATCGGCGTCGACCCCAACTGGCTGTTCTTCTGCCAGTTCCAGGCCGTGCAGCGTTACCTCGCGCGGCCCAACGCCTGGCACCTGCCGTTTCCGTTCGAGGCCTTGCCGCCGGAGCTGGAAGGCTTCGACACGGTGTTTTCCATGGGCGTGTTCTACCATCGCCGCTCGCCGATCGAGCATCTGCTGGCCCTCAAGGACTGCCTGGTCAAAGGCGGCGAACTGGTGCTGGAAACCCTGGTGATCGAGGGCGATGAACATCAGGTGCTGGTTCCCGAGGACCGCTACGCGCAGATGCGCAACGTGTGGTTCCTGCCCTCGGTACCGGCCCTGGAACGCTGGCTGCGCCGCGCCGGATTCAGCGACGTGCGTTGTGTGGACGTAAGCCTGACCACCGTGCAGGAGCAGCGCAGCACCGAGTGGATGAAGTATCAGTCGCTGAGTGACTTCCTCGACCCCGCCGACCATAGCAAAACCATCGAAGGGCTGCCGGCGCCGATGCGGGCGGTGATAGTGGCGCGGAAATAG
- the cmoA gene encoding carboxy-S-adenosyl-L-methionine synthase CmoA — MSKEPDRLFAQPLAQVPDFAFNEDVVRVFPDMIKRSVPGYPTIVENLGVLAAQFAQPGSVLYDLGSSLGAVTQALRRHVRTDGCRVIAVDNSAAMVERCREYLNGQDSMFQELLPVEVIEGDILALTFQPASVVALNFTLQFIAPDQRTALLSRIRQSLLPGGALILSEKLRFNDAQEHALLTDLHVAFKRANGYSELEIAQKRSAIENVMKPDSLEEHRERLLAAGFSKVVPWFQCLNFASLIALP, encoded by the coding sequence GTGAGCAAAGAACCCGATCGCCTATTCGCCCAACCGCTGGCCCAAGTGCCGGACTTCGCCTTCAACGAGGACGTGGTGCGGGTGTTTCCGGACATGATCAAGCGCTCGGTGCCGGGTTACCCGACCATTGTCGAAAACCTCGGTGTGCTCGCCGCCCAATTCGCCCAGCCGGGCAGCGTGCTCTACGACCTGGGTTCGTCCCTGGGTGCGGTGACCCAGGCACTACGCCGCCATGTGCGCACCGACGGTTGCCGTGTCATCGCTGTGGATAACTCGGCGGCCATGGTCGAGCGCTGCCGCGAATACCTCAACGGCCAGGACTCGATGTTCCAGGAGCTGCTGCCCGTTGAAGTGATCGAAGGCGACATCCTCGCCCTGACGTTCCAGCCGGCCTCGGTGGTGGCACTGAATTTCACCCTGCAATTCATCGCGCCGGACCAGCGCACCGCATTGTTGAGCCGCATCCGCCAGTCGCTGCTGCCCGGCGGCGCCCTGATCCTGTCGGAAAAACTGCGCTTCAACGATGCCCAGGAGCATGCGCTGCTCACCGACCTGCATGTGGCATTCAAACGCGCCAACGGCTACAGCGAGCTGGAAATTGCCCAGAAACGCAGCGCCATCGAAAACGTCATGAAGCCCGACAGCCTTGAGGAACACCGCGAACGCCTGTTGGCGGCCGGGTTCTCGAAAGTCGTGCCGTGGTTCCAGTGTCTTAACTTCGCCTCGTTGATTGCCCTGCCATGA
- a CDS encoding lysoplasmalogenase has product MGWLILALMGAATYLYGLAMHATLLCLLVKPMPVLALLGWLHDAPPGEYRRWISLGLIFSLVGDVLLAWPGDLFVFGLGAFLLAHLAYLKAYLSDCHRPALLPLALALGIGAVLLGILASNGLGPLLVPVIVYGLAISAMLWRALARLGTDVPKRSAWLAAIGALAFVFSDSLIGINRFVAPFHAAPYLIIVSYWLGQWGITASAFTRKPH; this is encoded by the coding sequence GTGGGTTGGCTGATCCTTGCACTGATGGGCGCAGCCACTTACCTGTACGGCCTGGCCATGCACGCCACGCTGCTGTGTCTGCTGGTCAAGCCTATGCCGGTGCTGGCCCTGCTCGGTTGGCTGCACGATGCGCCGCCAGGCGAGTATCGGCGCTGGATCAGCCTCGGGCTGATTTTTTCGCTGGTGGGCGATGTGCTGCTGGCCTGGCCGGGGGATCTGTTCGTGTTCGGCCTTGGCGCGTTTCTGCTGGCGCACCTGGCTTACCTGAAAGCTTACCTGAGCGACTGTCACCGCCCGGCGCTGTTGCCATTGGCCCTGGCGTTGGGCATCGGCGCGGTGCTGCTGGGGATCCTGGCCTCGAACGGTCTTGGGCCGTTGCTGGTGCCGGTGATTGTCTACGGCCTGGCCATCAGCGCCATGCTCTGGCGAGCGTTGGCGCGGCTGGGCACCGATGTGCCCAAGCGTTCGGCCTGGCTGGCCGCCATCGGGGCGCTGGCGTTCGTTTTCTCCGACAGTCTGATCGGCATCAACCGCTTCGTGGCGCCCTTCCACGCCGCGCCTTACCTGATCATCGTCAGCTATTGGCTGGGGCAATGGGGGATTACAGCGTCGGCGTTCACCCGAAAGCCGCACTGA
- a CDS encoding protease inhibitor I42 family protein, which translates to MSITRLLIPLSLALLSACTTQSGRNVTVEKLSQCPVRLNNGQNLILSLPSNPTTGYRWAIQDSAGGVLKGLGPEVYRNPEDAGIVGAAGVSTWRFQAFNAGTGRLRLTYQQPWAPEVPPVETFDCAIAVN; encoded by the coding sequence ATGTCCATCACCCGCCTGCTCATCCCCTTGAGCCTCGCCCTGCTGAGCGCCTGCACCACGCAAAGCGGACGCAACGTGACCGTGGAAAAACTGAGCCAGTGCCCGGTGCGGCTCAATAACGGGCAGAACCTGATTTTGAGCTTGCCGAGCAACCCCACCACCGGTTATCGCTGGGCGATCCAGGATTCGGCCGGCGGCGTGCTCAAAGGCCTGGGCCCCGAGGTTTATCGCAACCCGGAAGACGCCGGCATCGTCGGCGCCGCCGGGGTCTCGACCTGGCGCTTCCAGGCGTTCAACGCCGGCACTGGGCGTCTGCGCCTGACTTATCAACAGCCCTGGGCTCCGGAAGTACCACCCGTGGAAACCTTCGACTGCGCCATTGCGGTGAATTGA
- the lon gene encoding endopeptidase La — MSDQHSTEAANEYADSEHIEHTASGTGLALPGQNLPDKVYIIPIHNRPFFPAQVLPVIVNEEPWAETLELVAKSDHHSLALFFMDSPQEDPRHFDTSALPLYGTLVKVHHASREAGKLQFVAQGLTRVRIRTWLKHHRPPYLVEVEYPHQPSEPTDEVKAYGMALINAIKELLPLNPLYSEELKNYLNRFSPNDPSPLTDFAAALTSATGSELQEVLDCVPMLKRMEKVLPMLRKEVEVARLQKEISAEVNNKIGEHQREFFLKEQLKVIQQELGLTKDDRSADIEQFEQRLEGKVLSAQAQKRIEEEMNKLSILETGSPEYAVTRNYLDWATSLPWGVYGQDKLDLKHARKVLDQHHAGLDDIKDRILEFLAVGAYKGEISGSIVLLVGPPGVGKTSVGKSIAESLGRPFYRFSVGGMRDEAEIKGHRRTYIGAQPGKLVQALKDVEVMNPVIMLDEIDKMGQSYQGDPASALLETLDPEQNVEFLDHYLDLRLDLSKVLFICTANTLDSIPGPLLDRMEVIRLSGYITEEKVAIAKRHLWPKQLAKAGVSKASLSINDSALKALIDGYAREAGVRQLEKQLGKLVRKAVMKLIDDPQAVIKLGPKDLEASLGKPVFRNEQVLSGVGVITGLAWTSMGGATLPIEATRIHTLNRGFKLTGQLGDVMKESAEIAHSYVSSHLKQFGGDPKFFDEAFVHLHVPEGATPKDGPSAGVTIASALLSLARNQPPKKGVAMTGELTLTGHVLPIGGVREKVIAARRQKINELILPEANRGNFEELPDYLKEGVTVHFAKRFADVAKVLF, encoded by the coding sequence ATGAGCGACCAGCACTCTACTGAAGCCGCGAACGAATACGCTGACTCCGAACACATCGAACACACCGCTTCCGGCACCGGCCTGGCGCTGCCCGGCCAGAACCTGCCGGACAAGGTCTACATCATTCCGATCCACAATCGTCCGTTCTTCCCGGCCCAAGTGTTGCCGGTCATCGTCAATGAAGAACCGTGGGCCGAAACCCTGGAACTGGTGGCCAAGTCCGACCATCACTCCCTGGCGCTGTTTTTCATGGATTCGCCCCAGGAAGACCCACGCCATTTCGACACCTCGGCGTTGCCGCTGTATGGCACGCTGGTCAAGGTGCATCACGCCAGTCGCGAGGCGGGCAAGCTGCAGTTCGTTGCCCAGGGCCTGACCCGCGTGCGCATCCGTACCTGGCTCAAGCACCATCGGCCACCCTACCTGGTGGAAGTCGAATACCCGCACCAGCCGAGCGAACCGACCGACGAGGTCAAGGCCTACGGCATGGCGCTGATCAATGCGATCAAGGAACTGCTGCCGCTCAATCCGCTGTACAGCGAAGAGCTGAAGAACTACCTCAACCGCTTCAGCCCCAACGACCCTTCACCGCTGACCGACTTCGCCGCGGCACTCACCTCCGCTACCGGCAGTGAATTGCAGGAAGTGCTCGACTGCGTGCCCATGCTCAAGCGCATGGAAAAAGTGCTGCCGATGCTGCGCAAGGAAGTCGAGGTGGCGCGGCTGCAGAAAGAGATTTCCGCCGAGGTCAACAACAAGATCGGCGAACATCAGCGCGAGTTCTTCCTCAAGGAGCAGCTCAAGGTCATCCAGCAGGAGCTGGGGCTGACCAAGGACGACCGCAGCGCCGATATCGAACAGTTCGAGCAACGGCTGGAAGGCAAGGTGCTGTCGGCCCAGGCGCAGAAGCGTATCGAAGAGGAGATGAACAAACTCTCCATCCTGGAAACCGGCTCGCCGGAATACGCCGTTACCCGCAATTACCTGGATTGGGCGACCTCGCTGCCGTGGGGCGTGTATGGCCAGGACAAACTTGATCTCAAGCATGCGCGCAAGGTGCTCGACCAGCACCACGCCGGCCTGGACGACATCAAGGACCGTATCCTGGAATTCCTCGCCGTCGGCGCCTATAAAGGCGAGATCAGCGGCTCCATCGTGCTGCTGGTGGGCCCGCCGGGTGTGGGCAAGACCAGCGTCGGCAAGTCCATCGCCGAATCCCTGGGACGGCCGTTCTACCGTTTCAGCGTTGGCGGGATGCGCGACGAAGCCGAAATCAAGGGCCATCGGCGCACCTACATCGGTGCCCAGCCGGGCAAGCTGGTGCAGGCGCTAAAAGATGTCGAAGTGATGAACCCGGTGATCATGCTCGATGAGATCGACAAGATGGGCCAGAGCTACCAGGGCGACCCGGCGTCGGCCTTGCTGGAGACACTCGACCCGGAACAGAACGTCGAGTTTCTCGATCACTACCTGGACCTGCGCCTGGATCTGTCGAAAGTGCTCTTCATCTGCACCGCCAACACCCTGGACTCGATCCCCGGCCCATTGCTGGACCGGATGGAAGTGATCCGCCTGTCGGGCTATATCACCGAAGAAAAAGTCGCCATCGCCAAGCGCCACCTGTGGCCCAAGCAACTGGCCAAGGCTGGCGTGTCCAAGGCCAGCCTGAGCATCAACGACAGCGCCCTCAAGGCCCTGATCGACGGCTACGCCCGTGAAGCCGGGGTGCGGCAGTTGGAGAAACAACTGGGCAAACTGGTACGCAAAGCCGTGATGAAGCTGATCGACGACCCGCAAGCGGTGATCAAGCTCGGGCCGAAAGACCTGGAGGCCTCCCTGGGCAAACCGGTGTTCCGTAACGAGCAGGTGCTGTCCGGCGTCGGGGTGATTACCGGCCTGGCCTGGACCAGCATGGGCGGCGCGACCTTACCCATCGAAGCCACGCGCATCCACACCCTCAATCGCGGCTTCAAACTGACCGGGCAATTGGGGGACGTGATGAAAGAGTCGGCGGAAATCGCCCATAGCTACGTCAGTTCGCACCTGAAGCAATTCGGCGGCGATCCGAAATTCTTCGACGAGGCCTTCGTTCACCTGCACGTACCGGAAGGCGCCACACCCAAGGATGGCCCAAGTGCCGGGGTCACCATCGCCAGCGCCCTGCTGTCCCTGGCCCGTAACCAGCCACCGAAAAAAGGCGTGGCCATGACCGGTGAACTGACCCTTACCGGACATGTACTGCCCATTGGCGGTGTGCGCGAGAAAGTGATTGCGGCGCGGCGGCAGAAAATCAACGAGCTGATCCTGCCGGAAGCCAACCGGGGCAACTTCGAAGAGCTGCCGGACTACCTCAAGGAAGGCGTCACGGTGCACTTTGCCAAGCGGTTTGCGGATGTGGCCAAGGTGTTGTTCTGA